One window of the Thunnus albacares chromosome 3, fThuAlb1.1, whole genome shotgun sequence genome contains the following:
- the LOC122974913 gene encoding ras-related protein ORAB-1 yields MNPEYDYLFKLLLIGDSGVGKSCLLLRFADDTYTESYISTIGVDFKIRTIELDGKTIKLQIWDTAGQERFRTITSSYYRGAHGIIVVYDVTDQESFNNVKQWLQEIDRYASENVNKLLVGNKCDLTTKKVVDYTTAKEFADNLGIPFLETSAKSATNVEQAFMTMAAEIKKRMGPGATAGASEKSNVKIQSKPVNTSSGGCC; encoded by the exons ATGAATCCTGAATA TGACTATTTATTCAAACTGCTCCTGATCGGCGATTCTGGTGTCGGAAAGTCTTGTCTCCTTCTCCGGTTTGCA GATGACACGTACACAGAGAGCTATATCAGTACCATCGGCGTGGACTTCAAGATCAGGACCATCGAGTTGGACGGAAAGACCATAAAACTTCAGATT TGGGACACAGCTGGTCAGGAACGGTTCCGCACCATCACATCCAGTTACTACAGAGGAGCTCACGGCATCATAGTCGTTTACGATGTGACAGATCAG GAGTCCTTCAACAACGTCAAACAGTGGCTACAGGAGATCGACCGCTACGCCAGCGAGAACGTCAACAAGCTGTTAGTAGGCAACAAGTGTGACCTCACAACGAAGAAGGTTGTGGATTATACCACAGCTAAG GAATTTGCAGACAACTTGGGGATCCCGTTCCTGGAGACTAGCGCCAAGAGTGCCACCAACGTGGAGCAAGCCTTCATGACTATGGCGGCTGAGATCAAGAAGAGGATGGGCCCCGGGGCCACGGCCGGCGCCTCGGAGAAGTCCAACGTCAAGATCCAGAGCAAGCCAGTCAACACCTCGTCCGGAGGCTGCTGCTGA
- the LOC122974619 gene encoding E3 ubiquitin-protein ligase TRIM21-like, translated as MSAASCLLSEDQFLCCICLDVFTDPVTTPCGHNFCKNCITENWNVNVPCQCPMCNKVFNKRPELHVNTFISEMVSQFRQETQQKVSSSSSEQQAAKPGEVPCDICTGTKLKALKSCLVCLTSYCETHLEPHLTASRLKRHQLMDPVENLEDRMCMKHDKPLELFCKTDQTCVCMLCFILNHKTHEFVPLKEEYEGKKAELGRTEAEIQQMIQKRRLEIQEIKHSVDLSKEDADREKAEGVQVFTALKESVERSLNELIETIEEKQRTTEKQAEDFIKELEQEISELMKRSSEVEKLSPSEDHLHLLQNFPSLKAAPPTKDWTEVSVRPPSYEGTVVRAVAQLEETLSKEMKKLFEAELKRVQQYAVDVTLDPDTAHPHLILSDDEKQVKHGDVKKDLPENPERFSNCVSVLGKQSFSSGRFYFEVQVKGKTKWTLGVSRESINRKENIPLSPQDGYWTVCLRNRNEYSACNNSLVRLSLKSRPKKVGVFVDYEEGLVSFHDAYTAQFMCSFFGCSFTEKLYPYFSPCPNDGGKNSAPLIICPVNQTE; from the coding sequence atgtctgctgccagctgtctgctatctgaagatcagtttctgtgctgcatctgtctggatgtgttcactgatccagtcaccacaccatgtggacacaacttctgcaaaaactgcatcactgaAAACTGGAATGTTAATGTTCCTTGCCAGTGTCCGATGTGTAACAAGGTTTTCAACAAAAGACCTGAGCTTCATGTCAACACTTTCATCTCTGAGATGGTTTCTCAGTTCAGACAGGAAACTCAACAGaaagtcagcagcagcagctcagagcaacaAGCTGCCAAACCAGGAGAAGTTCCCTGTGACATCTGTActggaaccaaactgaaggccctgaagtcctgtctggtgtgtctgacctcctactgtgagactcacctggagccTCATCTGACAGCTTCACGTCTGAAAAGACATCAGTTGATGGACCCTGTGGAGAACCTGGAAGACAGGATGTGTATGAAGCACGATAAACCTCTGGAGCTGTTCTGTAAGACCGACCAgacatgtgtctgcatgctctgctttattttaaaccacaagacacatgagtttgttcctctgaaagaagaatatgaaggaaagaaggcagagctggggaggacagaggctgaaattcagcagatgatccagaagagACGACTGGAGATTCAAGAGATCAAACACTCAGTCGACCTCAGTAAGgaagatgcagacagagagaaagcagaaggtGTTCAGGTCTTCACCGCTCTGAAGGAGTCTGTTGAGAGAAGCCTGAATGAGCTCATTGAGACGATTGAAGAGAAGCAAAGaacgacagagaaacaggctgaagacttcatcaaagagctggaacAGGAAATCTCTGAACTGATGAAGAGAAGCTCTGAGGTGGAGAAGCTCTCACCCTCTGaagaccacctccacctcctccaaaacTTCCCGTCCCTGAAAGCTGCTCCACCcaccaaagactggacagaggtCAGCGTCCGTCCACCATCATATGAGGGGACTGTGGTGAGAGCTGTGgctcagctggaggagacactcagtaaagagatgaagaagctgtttgaggctgagctgaagagggtccagcagtatgcagtggatgtgactcttgATCCTGATACAGCACATCCTCatctcatcctgtctgatgatgagAAACAAGTAAAACACGGAGATGTAAAGAAAGATCTCCCAGAAAATCCAGAAAGATTTTCCaattgtgttagtgtgttaggaaagcagagtttctcttcaggcagattttactttgaggttcagGTTAAAGGGAAGACTAAATGGACTTTAGGAGTGTCCAGagagtcgatcaacagaaaagaaaacatcccACTGAGCCCTCAGGATGGTTACTGGACTGTATGTTTGAGAAATAGAAATGAGTACAGTGCTTGTAATAACTCTTTAGTCCGTCTCTCTCTGAAGTCTAGGCCTAagaaggtgggggtgtttgtggattatgaggagggtctggtctcctttCATGATGCATATACTGCACAGTTTATGTGCAGCTTTTTTGGCTGctccttcactgagaaactctacCCATACTTCAGTCCCTGTCCTAATGATGGTGGTAAAAACTCTGCCCCTCTGATCAtctgtcctgtcaatcaaactgagtAG